A segment of the Prochlorococcus marinus str. SB genome:
GATTATCCATTTCAGTCCATTTTTTTTAATGTTTTTATAAAACCAGAAAAAAACAAAACAAAATAATAAAAAATATATAAAATTTATGATCATCGTTTTTGGAGAAAATCTAATAAATTCGCCATTATCAAGGCATGATGATAATTATCACTTTTTTATCTTCTAATTTTTTTTAAAAAAAGAAAAAGTTATACAAAAAACAATAAAAACAAATTATTTTTTAACTTTTTATCTTAAAACATTTTGGATTTTAGTAAATCAACTCTTTTTTGATTCACTCCCAAATCACTTTCTCCAACTCTTGATTCTGATCTTATTGATAAGATGTTTGATTCATTTGAAAAGGATACTTCTAAGTCGTCTACATACTTCATCCATTTACTGGTTGCCTCTGCATGAAGATAATCGCCATCAATTTCTACAATCTCAGTTCTTGGAGTGTTTTCGATAAATGTTTTAATCTCTTCAAAAGGTTTCTCAATATTATTT
Coding sequences within it:
- a CDS encoding DUF1499 domain-containing protein codes for the protein MQILFLAILICSSFIFPSSSFASHVELKPCVEIAHCVREEWEVNNIEKPFEEIKTFIENTPRTEIVEIDGDYLHAEATSKWMKYVDDLEVSFSNESNILSIRSESRVGESDLGVNQKRVDLLKSKMF